One segment of Primulina tabacum isolate GXHZ01 chromosome 14, ASM2559414v2, whole genome shotgun sequence DNA contains the following:
- the LOC142525435 gene encoding cytochrome b5-like, producing the protein MAPDPKVHLFEEVAGHNKHKDCWIIINGKVYDVTSFMEDHPGGDEVLLSATGKDATDDFEDVGHSDSAREMMHKYVIGVIDMSTVPRKRTYILPQESKYNPDKTPEFVIKILQFLVPLLLLGLAFAVRLYTKEK; encoded by the exons ATGGCGCCCGATCCGAAAGTTCACTTATTTGAGGAGGTTGCGGGGCATAACAAGCATAAGGATTGCTGGATTATTATAAATGGAAAG GTTTATGATGTAACATCATTCATGGAAGATCATCCTGGTGGTGATGAAGTTTTGCTGTCAGCAACTG GAAAAGATGCTACAGATGACTTTGAAGACGTTGGCCACAGCGATTCTGCGAGGGAAATGATGCACAAATATGTCATTGGGGTGATAGACATGTCAACTGTTCCTCGGAAGCGCACCTACATTCTTCCACAAGAATCCAAATACAATCCGGACAAGACTCCAGAGTTTGTGATTAAGATCTTGCAGTTCCTTGTGCCTCTCTTATTATTGGGATTGGCCTTTGCGGTGAGGCTCTACACCAAAGAGAAATAA